The proteins below come from a single Oscillospiraceae bacterium genomic window:
- a CDS encoding FtsW/RodA/SpoVE family cell cycle protein → MNTATSLLGLLFDHTIGNILRMLAVIRLPKLERGPVSHGFVATLIVIMGYGLVMLFSASYSSGYANYGDVYHFIRPQGVIAVLGLVAMLIISNINYRALRYMNESFYIITVVLLIAALLSPEDTNGTYRWVYFAGGSFSLQPSELAKFSVMLWTADMLDRDHAHKTSIWYGLLKPALPLVPILILLKLEPHNSAILLLCAIFGTMILCNGSAMRWWPMVGAAGAAGVIAFLKHLASGDGYAAGRLGGVWGLTPTNTAGMQWQTLQSIYAICTGGLFGVGIGNSVQKHQWLPYAENDFIFAVIGEELGFVGALALIALFAALLVQGVCIALRAPDLYGTLLGIGIISQVGWQVFLHIGVGTALLPNTGISLPFFSSGGTSLLLLLGEMGVMLSISRAGNAREKRLADQHRAETERILQHSRYRKTTV, encoded by the coding sequence GTGAATACGGCAACCAGCCTTTTGGGGCTTTTATTTGATCATACCATCGGCAACATTCTGCGCATGCTGGCGGTCATCCGCCTGCCTAAGCTGGAGCGTGGGCCGGTCTCCCACGGGTTTGTGGCAACGCTCATCGTCATTATGGGCTACGGCCTTGTCATGCTGTTTTCGGCCAGCTATTCCAGCGGCTATGCGAACTACGGGGATGTCTACCACTTCATCCGCCCGCAGGGCGTCATTGCGGTGCTGGGCCTTGTGGCAATGCTCATCATCTCAAACATCAACTATCGCGCCCTGCGGTATATGAACGAAAGCTTCTACATCATTACCGTTGTGCTGCTCATCGCGGCGCTGCTCAGCCCGGAGGATACCAACGGCACCTACCGCTGGGTCTACTTTGCAGGCGGTTCCTTCTCGCTGCAGCCGTCTGAGCTGGCCAAGTTTTCTGTGATGCTCTGGACGGCTGATATGCTGGACCGCGACCATGCCCATAAAACATCGATCTGGTACGGACTTCTCAAGCCCGCACTGCCGCTTGTGCCGATCCTTATCCTGCTCAAGCTTGAGCCGCACAACTCGGCGATCCTGCTGCTCTGCGCGATCTTCGGCACGATGATCCTCTGCAACGGCTCCGCCATGAGATGGTGGCCGATGGTCGGTGCGGCGGGTGCGGCAGGCGTGATTGCATTCTTAAAGCACCTCGCCAGCGGCGATGGCTATGCAGCCGGCCGTCTAGGCGGCGTCTGGGGCCTGACCCCCACAAACACAGCAGGCATGCAGTGGCAAACTTTGCAGAGCATCTATGCGATCTGCACCGGCGGGCTGTTCGGTGTCGGCATCGGCAACAGCGTCCAGAAGCACCAGTGGCTGCCTTATGCCGAAAACGACTTTATCTTTGCCGTGATCGGTGAGGAGCTGGGCTTTGTCGGTGCGCTGGCGCTGATCGCTCTCTTTGCGGCGCTTCTGGTGCAGGGGGTCTGCATTGCGCTGCGCGCCCCTGATTTGTACGGCACCCTGCTGGGCATCGGCATCATCTCTCAGGTGGGGTGGCAGGTATTTCTGCACATCGGCGTTGGCACGGCGCTGCTGCCCAACACCGGCATCAGCCTGCCGTTCTTCTCGTCCGGCGGCACAAGTCTGCTGCTCCTGCTTGGCGAGATGGGCGTTATGCTCAGTATCTCCCGCGCGGGCAATGCGCGGGAAAAGCGCCTTGCCGACCAGCACCGCGCCGAGACGGAGCGTATACTGCAGCACAGCCGCTACCGCAAAACCACGGTGTAA
- the rsmH gene encoding 16S rRNA (cytosine(1402)-N(4))-methyltransferase RsmH: MEFSHIPVLLQPCLDGLNIDPAGIYLDGTAGGAGHSREIAKRLTTGRLISLDQDPDAVAVATERLKGLPAQVVQVNFREAARVLAELGIPAVNGALLDLGVSSHQLDDAARGFSYHADAPLDMRMSQQGPTAADLVNTLDREELTRILRDYGEEPYAWQIAGRIVSARAEKPITTTMQLAEIVASAVPPAERRKAKNPARRTFQAIRIAVNSELDALNEGLDAIFDCLAPGGRLCVITFHSLEDRLVKNKFRRWAQRCTCPPEQPVCTCGGVAKAKLITRKPIEADAAELEANRRSRSAKLRVLEKV, translated from the coding sequence ATGGAATTTTCACATATCCCCGTACTGCTGCAGCCCTGTCTGGATGGGCTGAACATTGACCCCGCCGGCATTTATCTGGACGGCACCGCCGGCGGCGCAGGCCACAGCAGAGAGATCGCAAAACGCCTGACCACAGGACGCCTGATCTCGCTCGATCAGGACCCGGATGCGGTGGCAGTGGCCACCGAAAGGCTCAAGGGTCTGCCGGCGCAGGTGGTACAGGTCAATTTCCGTGAGGCAGCCCGTGTCCTTGCGGAGCTTGGCATCCCGGCGGTCAACGGGGCCCTGCTAGACCTCGGCGTATCCAGCCATCAGCTGGACGATGCGGCGCGCGGCTTCTCCTATCATGCCGATGCACCGCTTGACATGCGCATGAGCCAGCAGGGCCCCACCGCCGCGGATCTGGTCAACACCCTTGACCGTGAGGAGCTGACCCGCATCCTGCGTGACTACGGTGAGGAACCCTACGCATGGCAGATCGCCGGCAGGATCGTATCCGCCCGCGCAGAAAAGCCCATCACCACAACGATGCAGCTGGCGGAGATCGTAGCCTCCGCCGTGCCCCCGGCAGAGCGCCGCAAGGCGAAGAACCCGGCGCGCCGTACCTTCCAGGCCATCCGCATCGCTGTAAACTCCGAGCTGGATGCACTGAATGAGGGCCTCGATGCCATCTTTGACTGTCTGGCTCCGGGCGGGCGGCTCTGCGTCATCACCTTCCACAGTCTGGAGGACCGTCTTGTCAAGAATAAGTTCCGCCGCTGGGCGCAGCGCTGCACCTGCCCGCCGGAACAGCCTGTCTGCACCTGCGGGGGTGTGGCCAAGGCAAAGCTGATCACCCGCAAGCCCATCGAAGCAGACGCTGCGGAGCTGGAGGCCAACCGCCGCAGCCGCAGCGCCAAATTGAGAGTGTTGGAGAAAGTATAA
- a CDS encoding penicillin-binding transpeptidase domain-containing protein has product MKARTMFCVAVFIIAGFGLLIYQLYALQLRDAELYRTEAVTQQMKDITLPALRGSIYSVNGKLLAKSNTVWNIVADPSSIAKSGATEAQLRTAAQELADLLGDGTTADALYEILTAKNASGTPYQYRMLAKGVEKPVADAIVSYADTYRMEPEKDGTTGKRILYLSTEQASTRSYPYGEFLASVLGFCNSDGEGAYGLEKYYNETLAGTPGRSVAETDVNGNALASGQSDLHEAIDGNDLYLTIDENVQAIVEQYLTEAMNTFTVHGRGSAIVMNVKTGAILAMASIEQFDPNDPYKITDAKMTAILDKEEIDAEDIDWLEGRLGEKAVKDIIADGKISRDKTVDEDGNEVASEYTQLQGMMREAQWKNKNITELYMPGSVFKLITASAGLDSGIMSTSQTFYCGGSLTVNEGSELWEHTYRCANGEVHYEQDMAGALNHSCNLWFIQAAETLKPQIFYDYIQAFGFTQPTGIDLPNETRWTSVYNAEQMAEVDTNLYTAAFGQNESITPMQMATAVAAIANGGYLVTPYVVDSVTDKDGNIVTQTETSIRRQVISEEVSRQLLSMMENNVHGEGNYHSCANAYVAGYRIGGKSGTAERTDRHLRGDGDYYKMMSFAAVLPIDDPEIEVFVLLDDPRWFKDYASQVVAPVVGNIISEIAPYLGVEQDAAYNPTGTVKVQTCLEYTWTNAQVTLNRLGLKHKLIGPSSGTIVYQYPVGGSVVPAGSTVYLYTATDQNAMTTVPDVTGKTGTFAEQMLRAANLNVQFSGDSSGKVVAQDVQSGTTAAYGTIVTLTMDTGAEAPAEEAPAVEENIDPANEEG; this is encoded by the coding sequence ATGAAGGCCCGCACCATGTTCTGCGTGGCGGTGTTCATCATTGCCGGGTTCGGCCTGCTGATCTATCAGCTTTATGCGCTGCAGCTGCGCGATGCAGAGTTGTACCGCACCGAGGCCGTGACCCAGCAGATGAAGGACATCACGCTGCCGGCGCTGCGCGGGTCAATCTACAGCGTGAACGGCAAGCTGCTGGCTAAGAGCAACACGGTATGGAACATTGTTGCCGACCCGTCCTCCATTGCAAAGAGCGGTGCCACTGAGGCACAGTTGCGTACCGCCGCACAGGAGCTTGCGGATCTGCTCGGCGATGGCACTACGGCGGACGCGCTGTATGAGATCCTGACCGCCAAGAATGCAAGCGGGACGCCGTACCAGTACCGTATGCTGGCCAAGGGCGTGGAAAAGCCGGTGGCAGATGCCATTGTAAGCTATGCTGATACCTACCGCATGGAGCCGGAGAAGGACGGCACAACCGGCAAGCGCATCCTCTATCTATCGACTGAGCAGGCCAGTACGCGCAGCTACCCCTACGGAGAATTCCTTGCATCGGTGCTGGGCTTCTGCAACAGCGACGGCGAGGGTGCCTACGGTCTGGAAAAATACTACAATGAAACGCTGGCCGGAACGCCCGGCCGCAGCGTGGCCGAAACCGATGTCAACGGCAATGCTCTTGCGTCAGGCCAGTCTGATCTGCACGAGGCCATTGACGGCAACGATCTGTACCTGACCATTGACGAAAATGTGCAGGCCATTGTGGAGCAGTACCTGACCGAGGCAATGAACACCTTCACGGTACACGGCCGCGGCAGCGCCATCGTCATGAATGTCAAGACCGGCGCAATTCTGGCTATGGCATCCATCGAGCAGTTTGACCCCAACGACCCCTACAAAATCACGGACGCCAAGATGACGGCCATTCTGGATAAAGAGGAGATCGACGCCGAGGACATCGACTGGCTGGAGGGCCGCCTTGGGGAAAAGGCGGTCAAGGACATCATCGCTGACGGCAAGATCAGCCGCGACAAAACGGTTGATGAGGACGGCAACGAGGTCGCCAGCGAATACACCCAGCTGCAGGGTATGATGCGCGAGGCCCAGTGGAAGAATAAGAACATCACCGAGCTGTATATGCCCGGCTCTGTCTTTAAGCTCATCACCGCATCGGCAGGGCTGGACTCCGGCATCATGAGCACGAGCCAGACCTTCTACTGCGGCGGCAGCCTGACCGTCAATGAGGGCAGCGAACTGTGGGAGCATACCTACCGCTGCGCCAACGGCGAGGTCCACTATGAACAGGACATGGCGGGCGCGCTGAACCACAGCTGCAACCTCTGGTTCATTCAGGCGGCCGAAACACTGAAGCCGCAGATCTTCTACGACTATATTCAGGCGTTCGGCTTCACCCAGCCCACCGGCATCGACCTGCCCAATGAGACCCGCTGGACAAGCGTCTACAACGCCGAGCAGATGGCGGAGGTCGATACAAACCTCTATACGGCAGCCTTCGGCCAGAACGAGTCCATCACCCCGATGCAGATGGCCACGGCCGTGGCGGCCATTGCCAACGGCGGCTATCTGGTCACCCCCTATGTGGTGGATTCCGTCACCGATAAGGACGGCAACATCGTCACCCAGACCGAGACAAGTATCCGCCGTCAGGTCATCTCCGAGGAGGTCAGCCGCCAGCTGCTTTCCATGATGGAAAACAATGTCCACGGGGAAGGGAACTACCATTCCTGCGCCAACGCCTATGTAGCGGGCTACCGCATCGGCGGCAAGTCCGGCACGGCAGAGCGCACCGACCGCCACCTGCGCGGTGACGGCGACTATTATAAGATGATGAGCTTTGCCGCTGTACTGCCCATCGATGATCCGGAGATCGAGGTGTTCGTTCTGCTGGACGACCCGCGTTGGTTCAAGGACTATGCCAGTCAGGTCGTGGCGCCGGTCGTAGGCAACATCATCAGCGAGATCGCACCCTATCTGGGTGTTGAGCAGGACGCCGCCTACAACCCGACCGGCACCGTAAAGGTGCAGACCTGTCTGGAGTACACCTGGACGAATGCACAGGTCACCCTGAACCGTCTCGGCCTCAAGCACAAGCTCATCGGCCCGAGCAGCGGCACCATCGTCTACCAGTACCCGGTGGGTGGCAGCGTGGTTCCCGCAGGCTCGACCGTCTATCTGTACACTGCCACCGATCAGAACGCAATGACCACAGTCCCCGATGTGACCGGCAAGACCGGCACCTTTGCCGAGCAGATGCTCCGCGCAGCCAACCTGAATGTGCAGTTCAGCGGGGACAGCAGCGGCAAGGTCGTGGCGCAGGATGTTCAGTCCGGCACGACCGCCGCTTACGGCACCATTGTGACCCTCACGATGGACACCGGGGCCGAAGCCCCCGCCGAGGAAGCTCCCGCCGTGGAGGAGAACATCGACCCTGCAAACGAGGAGGGGTGA
- a CDS encoding ATPase, whose amino-acid sequence MNVEELLELMEETLEAGTAVPFAASKRVVDVDRMRDIIDEVRNNLPDEVRESKKIVNDREQIMKNARIESESIIQQAEEKARNLTSEQEIVRRSQQYAAEIVTKAQAQAKELSRNATVYCEGILKNSEEVLARSVADIKNVRMNLRSAARPNRGQQK is encoded by the coding sequence ATGAACGTAGAAGAATTGCTGGAATTGATGGAGGAAACGCTGGAGGCGGGTACGGCTGTGCCGTTCGCCGCATCTAAGCGGGTGGTCGATGTGGACCGTATGCGCGATATTATTGACGAGGTGCGCAACAACCTCCCTGATGAAGTCCGCGAAAGCAAGAAAATCGTCAATGACCGCGAGCAGATCATGAAAAATGCCCGCATCGAATCGGAAAGTATCATCCAGCAGGCCGAGGAAAAAGCCCGCAACCTGACCAGTGAGCAGGAGATCGTCCGCCGCAGCCAGCAGTATGCGGCGGAGATCGTTACCAAGGCGCAGGCACAGGCCAAGGAGCTGAGCCGCAATGCAACGGTCTACTGTGAGGGCATTTTGAAAAACTCTGAGGAGGTGCTGGCCCGCAGTGTGGCAGACATCAAGAATGTCCGCATGAACCTGCGCAGCGCCGCCCGCCCGAACCGCGGACAGCAAAAGTAA
- the rsmD gene encoding 16S rRNA (guanine(966)-N(2))-methyltransferase RsmD: MRVIAGTARGKNLQALPGEDITRPTINRVKEAMFSSVQFLVPGARVLDLFAGSGQLGIEALSRGAKSCLFVDRSAEALAVVRANCKTAGVERQSDIRQSEAEGFLANIRGPFELALLDPPFHQNTVAAVLPLLAAKMAPGGVVLCETEREADLPEQAGALTLVKQYNYGKIKVSRYERGEEA; encoded by the coding sequence ATGCGCGTGATTGCCGGAACAGCCCGCGGTAAGAATCTGCAGGCACTGCCGGGCGAGGATATTACCCGCCCGACCATCAACCGTGTGAAGGAGGCCATGTTCTCCAGCGTGCAGTTCCTTGTGCCGGGGGCACGGGTGCTGGATCTGTTTGCAGGCAGCGGGCAGCTGGGTATTGAGGCACTGTCCCGCGGCGCTAAAAGCTGCCTTTTTGTAGACCGCTCTGCCGAGGCACTGGCTGTAGTCAGGGCCAACTGCAAGACAGCGGGGGTCGAGCGCCAGAGTGATATCCGCCAGAGTGAGGCCGAAGGCTTTTTGGCTAACATCCGCGGCCCGTTTGAGCTGGCGCTGCTCGACCCGCCGTTCCACCAGAATACCGTGGCCGCTGTGCTGCCGCTGCTGGCCGCTAAGATGGCCCCCGGCGGTGTGGTCCTCTGCGAAACAGAGCGTGAGGCCGACCTGCCTGAGCAGGCCGGGGCGCTGACTTTGGTAAAGCAATACAACTACGGCAAGATCAAGGTCAGCCGCTATGAGAGAGGGGAAGAGGCATGA
- the mraY gene encoding phospho-N-acetylmuramoyl-pentapeptide-transferase has product MEQISYLLAAGAVGGFAITAVAGKFMIPVLHRLHFGQTIRDEGPTWHNKKNGTPTMGGLCFILGILATLGLTWAMFRPKLPDTLGLPQMQAVLLVLFLAFGSGLIGFLDDFIKVIRHRNLGLTEAQKMILQIALTFGFMLGLNSLGLLTTEVQLPIFGLVDMGLLYYPIAFFGIIFLVNAVNLNDGLDGLCTGVTFVSMIGYLLAGSLLGFVHVSLVAAVTAGACAGFLVWNFYPAKVFMGDTGSMFFGGIVTALAFVMQRPELVLFFGIVYIWDAMTVVIQRAYFKATHGKRIFRMTPIHHAFEMRGWREVKIDGFFALIAAIGVAMGMLYICVA; this is encoded by the coding sequence ATGGAGCAAATCTCATACCTGCTGGCGGCAGGGGCTGTCGGCGGCTTTGCCATCACGGCGGTGGCGGGCAAATTTATGATCCCGGTGCTGCACCGTCTGCACTTTGGGCAGACCATCCGGGATGAGGGCCCCACCTGGCACAACAAGAAAAACGGCACCCCCACCATGGGCGGTCTCTGCTTTATTCTGGGCATTCTGGCGACATTGGGTCTTACCTGGGCCATGTTCCGCCCCAAGCTGCCCGACACACTGGGCCTGCCCCAGATGCAGGCGGTGCTGCTGGTGCTGTTTTTGGCGTTCGGCTCGGGGCTGATCGGCTTTTTGGATGACTTTATCAAGGTCATCCGGCACCGCAACCTCGGCCTGACCGAGGCACAGAAGATGATCCTGCAGATCGCGCTGACCTTTGGGTTTATGCTTGGCCTTAACAGTCTGGGCCTGCTTACGACCGAGGTGCAGCTGCCGATCTTCGGGCTTGTGGATATGGGTCTGCTCTACTATCCCATCGCGTTTTTCGGCATCATTTTTTTGGTGAACGCCGTCAACCTGAACGATGGTCTGGATGGCCTTTGCACCGGCGTGACCTTTGTGTCAATGATCGGCTATCTGCTGGCGGGCAGCCTGCTGGGCTTTGTCCATGTTTCGCTTGTTGCGGCCGTCACGGCGGGCGCCTGCGCGGGCTTTCTGGTATGGAACTTCTACCCGGCCAAGGTGTTCATGGGGGACACCGGCAGCATGTTCTTCGGCGGCATCGTGACGGCGCTGGCCTTTGTGATGCAGCGCCCTGAGCTGGTGCTTTTCTTCGGCATCGTTTACATCTGGGATGCCATGACGGTCGTGATCCAGCGCGCCTACTTCAAGGCAACGCACGGCAAGCGCATCTTTCGCATGACGCCGATCCATCACGCCTTTGAGATGCGCGGCTGGCGTGAGGTCAAGATCGATGGCTTTTTTGCCCTGATCGCCGCCATCGGTGTGGCGATGGGCATGCTGTACATCTGCGTGGCATAA
- a CDS encoding UDP-N-acetylmuramoyl-tripeptide--D-alanyl-D-alanine ligase, with product MQKIPANELLAGLTLAEPVSIHAVVTDSRKVEPGCVFVCFPGERVDGHDFAAGAYRDGAAYIIANHPVEGVPADRTVIVPDSARAMIRMAANYRMLFSPKMIGVTGSVGKTTTKEFCYAVLSAFGTTLKTEGNQNNDIGVPNTLFRLDDATEYAVVEMGMDHAGEIERLSRCARPSAGIITMIGVSHLENLGTRENILKAKMEICTGLPDGAPLVLNADNDLLPAAQVPSRLRAVWFGIEAENADVRATDITAGANGTAFRIVDREYGSFAASIPTVGLHTVYDALAAYAAATRMGLDAARCAAALADYQTTGMRQHIVEHGGVTFIEDCYNASPDSMRAALSVLKELPNPRKIALLGDMLELGTASEEGHRNTGAWAADAGVDQLIAYGPCSAAMAEAAKAHGVATVHCQTAAEVLQYLRQFVRPGDAVLAKASHAMGLEQLLQDFYRELPQG from the coding sequence ATGCAAAAGATTCCTGCCAATGAGCTGCTGGCCGGCCTGACGCTGGCCGAGCCTGTCAGCATTCATGCAGTCGTTACGGACAGCCGCAAGGTCGAGCCGGGCTGCGTCTTTGTCTGCTTCCCCGGTGAGCGTGTCGATGGACATGATTTTGCCGCCGGTGCCTACCGTGACGGTGCCGCCTATATCATCGCCAACCACCCGGTCGAGGGGGTCCCGGCGGATCGCACTGTTATCGTGCCGGACAGCGCCCGCGCCATGATCCGTATGGCCGCCAACTACCGGATGCTTTTCAGCCCCAAAATGATCGGCGTTACCGGCAGCGTGGGTAAGACCACGACCAAGGAATTTTGCTACGCGGTGCTGTCTGCGTTTGGTACCACACTCAAAACCGAGGGCAACCAGAACAACGACATCGGCGTTCCCAACACGCTGTTCCGGCTGGACGATGCCACCGAGTATGCCGTGGTTGAGATGGGGATGGACCACGCGGGCGAGATCGAGCGGCTGAGCCGCTGCGCCCGCCCGTCCGCAGGCATTATCACAATGATCGGTGTCTCGCATCTGGAAAATCTCGGCACCCGGGAGAATATACTGAAGGCAAAGATGGAAATCTGCACCGGTCTGCCGGACGGCGCCCCGCTGGTGCTGAACGCCGACAATGATCTGCTGCCTGCCGCACAGGTTCCGTCCCGTCTGCGGGCTGTCTGGTTCGGCATTGAGGCCGAGAACGCCGATGTCCGCGCGACGGACATCACGGCCGGGGCCAACGGCACGGCGTTCCGTATCGTGGACCGTGAATACGGCAGCTTTGCGGCATCCATCCCCACGGTGGGGCTTCACACAGTCTATGACGCGCTGGCAGCCTATGCCGCCGCCACCCGTATGGGCTTGGATGCGGCCCGCTGCGCGGCAGCCTTGGCCGACTACCAAACGACCGGCATGCGCCAGCATATTGTGGAGCACGGCGGCGTGACCTTCATCGAGGATTGCTACAACGCCAGCCCCGACAGTATGCGGGCAGCGCTCTCGGTGCTGAAGGAGCTGCCCAACCCCCGCAAGATCGCCCTGCTGGGTGATATGCTGGAACTGGGCACCGCCAGTGAGGAAGGCCACCGCAACACCGGTGCATGGGCCGCAGACGCAGGGGTCGATCAGCTGATCGCCTATGGCCCCTGCAGCGCAGCCATGGCCGAGGCCGCCAAGGCGCACGGTGTTGCAACTGTGCATTGCCAAACGGCAGCAGAAGTGCTACAATATTTACGGCAATTCGTGCGCCCCGGTGACGCTGTACTGGCAAAGGCCAGCCACGCCATGGGCCTGGAGCAGCTGCTGCAGGATTTCTACAGGGAATTGCCGCAGGGGTAA
- the mraZ gene encoding division/cell wall cluster transcriptional repressor MraZ: MLVGQYDYAIDAKGRLNFPARFRDAMGETFIVTRWLDHCLAAFPAEEFEKVAAKIEEKGLVKGRKVSRMLYASAVEVSPDKQGRIQLPAKLREYAGLDHDVTIIGSRSFAEIWNTEAWNANQETSDEDFTAAMEDLDF, encoded by the coding sequence ATGCTGGTCGGTCAGTATGATTACGCCATCGACGCCAAGGGTCGTCTGAATTTCCCCGCCCGCTTCCGTGATGCGATGGGGGAGACCTTCATCGTCACCCGCTGGCTGGACCACTGTCTGGCCGCCTTCCCGGCCGAGGAATTTGAAAAGGTCGCTGCCAAGATCGAGGAAAAGGGCCTTGTCAAGGGCCGCAAGGTCAGCCGTATGCTCTACGCCTCTGCGGTGGAGGTCAGCCCGGACAAGCAGGGCCGCATCCAACTGCCCGCCAAGCTGCGGGAGTATGCAGGCCTTGACCATGATGTGACGATCATCGGCAGCCGCAGCTTTGCTGAGATCTGGAACACCGAGGCGTGGAACGCCAATCAGGAAACGAGCGATGAGGATTTCACCGCTGCGATGGAAGATCTTGATTTCTGA
- the murG gene encoding undecaprenyldiphospho-muramoylpentapeptide beta-N-acetylglucosaminyltransferase, which yields MRVLIAAGGTAGHINPALAIAGALKAADPTAEIHFAGRREGMEYGLVTKAGYPFHHIEINGFQRRLNLENIGRNLVAIWHLALSGPRTQKILNQVRPDLVIGCGGYVSGPIVRAAARRGIKTAIHEQNAFPGVTNKLLAREVNIVLAASADAVEKLGAPDKTTVVGNPVRPEVLTADRAAARAKLNAGDRTVILSFGGSLGADRINQVVADLCAWEKQTGRNTLHLHATGSRGVKLFEDLEKEKGFAPGENLIVTEYINNMPQLLAAADLVIARSGALTLAELEAVGRASVLIPSPNVAENHQYYNAMELQKAGAAVVIEEKNLTGEGLVKTVEELLNTPGKLAEMGANAKTLGNPHSLDLITEKLLELMKD from the coding sequence ATGCGTGTTTTAATTGCTGCCGGCGGCACCGCCGGTCATATCAACCCGGCGCTGGCCATCGCCGGCGCCCTGAAGGCGGCGGACCCAACGGCAGAGATCCACTTTGCGGGCCGGCGTGAGGGGATGGAGTACGGCCTTGTGACGAAGGCCGGCTACCCGTTCCATCATATTGAAATCAACGGCTTTCAGCGCAGGCTCAATCTGGAAAACATCGGCCGTAACCTTGTCGCAATCTGGCATCTGGCACTGTCCGGGCCGCGTACCCAGAAGATCCTGAATCAGGTGCGTCCCGATCTAGTCATCGGCTGCGGCGGCTATGTCAGCGGGCCGATCGTCCGCGCCGCCGCGCGCCGCGGCATCAAGACGGCCATCCATGAGCAGAACGCTTTCCCCGGCGTGACGAACAAGCTGCTTGCCAGAGAGGTCAACATCGTGCTGGCCGCCAGTGCCGATGCTGTCGAAAAGCTCGGCGCACCGGATAAAACGACCGTTGTCGGCAACCCGGTCCGCCCCGAGGTCCTGACGGCAGACCGCGCCGCCGCCCGCGCCAAGCTGAACGCCGGGGACCGCACGGTCATCCTCAGCTTTGGCGGCAGCTTGGGTGCCGACCGTATCAATCAGGTCGTAGCGGATCTCTGCGCATGGGAAAAGCAGACCGGCCGGAACACGCTGCATCTGCACGCCACCGGCAGCCGCGGCGTCAAGCTGTTTGAGGACCTTGAAAAGGAGAAGGGCTTCGCCCCCGGCGAAAACCTGATCGTGACCGAGTACATCAACAACATGCCCCAGCTGCTGGCAGCGGCCGATCTCGTCATTGCCCGCTCCGGCGCGCTGACGCTGGCAGAGCTGGAGGCCGTGGGCCGCGCCTCGGTGCTGATCCCCAGCCCCAACGTGGCCGAAAACCACCAGTATTATAACGCGATGGAGCTGCAGAAGGCCGGTGCTGCTGTTGTCATCGAGGAAAAGAACCTGACCGGAGAAGGGCTGGTCAAGACGGTGGAGGAGCTGCTGAACACCCCCGGCAAGCTGGCCGAGATGGGTGCCAACGCCAAGACGCTGGGCAACCCCCACAGTCTGGACCTCATCACCGAAAAGCTGTTGGAACTGATGAAGGACTGA